One Kitasatospora sp. NBC_01287 DNA window includes the following coding sequences:
- a CDS encoding ATP/GTP-binding protein, which produces MDFASSSPAAAARATTSAKIVVAGGFGVGKTTLVGAVSEINPLRTEAVMTSASAGIDDLTHTAGKTTTTVAMDFGRITLDEDLILYLFGTPGQDRFWFMWDDLVRGAIGAVVLVDTRRLADCFPALDYFENSGLPFVVALNGFDGHQAHTPDEVREALQLGPDTPIITLDARRRDSAKSALITLVEHALLARLR; this is translated from the coding sequence GTGGACTTCGCAAGCTCTAGCCCCGCGGCCGCCGCCCGTGCCACCACCTCCGCGAAGATCGTTGTCGCGGGTGGCTTCGGCGTCGGCAAGACCACCCTCGTCGGCGCGGTCTCCGAGATCAACCCGCTGCGCACCGAGGCCGTCATGACCTCCGCCTCGGCGGGCATCGACGATCTGACCCACACCGCGGGCAAGACCACCACCACGGTGGCGATGGACTTCGGCCGCATCACGCTGGACGAGGACCTCATCCTCTACCTGTTCGGCACCCCCGGACAGGACCGCTTCTGGTTCATGTGGGACGACCTCGTGCGCGGCGCCATCGGCGCCGTCGTCCTGGTCGACACCCGCCGCCTGGCCGACTGCTTCCCCGCCCTCGACTACTTCGAGAACAGCGGCCTGCCCTTCGTCGTCGCCCTCAACGGCTTCGACGGGCACCAGGCGCACACCCCGGACGAGGTCCGCGAGGCGCTCCAACTCGGCCCCGACACACCGATCATCACCCTGGACGCCAGGCGCCGGGACAGCGCCAAGAGCGCCCTGATCACCCTGGTCGAACACGCGCTACTCGCCCGGCTGCGCTGA